One Sediminicola sp. YIK13 DNA segment encodes these proteins:
- a CDS encoding methylated-DNA--[protein]-cysteine S-methyltransferase, producing the protein METVYINTPLGFAKLEGDEFGLSNVTILDSEEKLTDVIPEELEDAVYQLNEYFEGKRTQFSLTLNPEGTDFQKKVWEALELIPYGKTISYLELSKTMGDPKAIRAVAAANAKNPLWIIVPCHRVIGSDGSLTGYAGGLHRKKWLLEHESPAKQQSLF; encoded by the coding sequence ATGGAAACCGTGTACATAAACACTCCGTTGGGATTTGCAAAACTGGAAGGAGATGAATTCGGATTGTCCAATGTAACCATACTCGATTCCGAGGAGAAATTAACAGATGTCATTCCCGAAGAATTGGAGGATGCCGTTTACCAACTCAATGAATACTTTGAGGGCAAGCGTACACAGTTTAGCCTAACACTAAATCCCGAAGGAACAGATTTCCAAAAAAAGGTATGGGAGGCCCTTGAACTAATTCCCTATGGGAAAACGATTTCCTATTTGGAACTCTCCAAAACCATGGGTGATCCTAAAGCCATAAGGGCAGTTGCTGCCGCGAATGCCAAAAATCCATTATGGATCATTGTCCCATGTCATAGGGTTATAGGTAGTGATGGGTCCTTGACCGGCTATGCGGGGGGATTGCACCGTAAAAAGTGGCTGTTGGAACACGAAAGTCCGGCGAAACAACAATCCCTTTTTTAA